GCTGCACTTCCTTAAATTGCTTGGCGTCCATCCCGTCGCCGTTATCCTGGATCGAAATCATGATCCCTGTCTCATGAGGAGCTACAGTCAGCCACAGTTCTCCCTGGCGGTTTAGCGGGGAAATACCGTGCTTGACGGCATTCTCCACCAGCGGCAGCAAGATCAATGGCGGCGCAGGAGTTGATAAAAGGCGTTCATCGATATCATAGTGCACCGACAACTTGTCCTGAAACCGGACAGCTTCTATTGTCAGGTAATCTCGGATATGGTCCAGCTCCTCCCCCAAGGTCCGCCATTGCTGTCGACCGGCCAGGATATTGCGGCGCAGAAATTGCCCCAGCTGGACGGCGATCTGACGCGCTAAAGTCGGTTCCCGTCGGATGAGGGCCACAATGCTGTTTAAGGCGTTAAATAAAAAATGCGGGTTGACCTGGGCCTGCAGGGCTTTAATTTCAGCGTCAGCCAGTAAGCGTTCCTGCTCGTCCAGCCTGGCCAGTTCCAGCTGACTGGAAAACAAATTAGCCAGGCCATGGATCAATTCCAGCTGGCTGGGGGTGATATCAGCCGAAGAATCAAAATACAGTTTCAACGTGCCGATCACTTCACCCCGCTGCCGTAAAGGCAACACAACCCCCGCTCCCAGAGGACAATCAGAATGAGAACAGCCGATTCTTTTCTTGTTTTCCGCTATATATGATTTTCCTTCCCGAATCACCGCTTGAGTAATTTCGGTCTGCAACGGCGCGCCGGCGATGTGATGATCCGCACCTTTTCCGACAAAAGCCAGGACCGTGCGGGAATCGGTCAGGGCCACAGCCGACACTTCCGTCATTTCATGGATGATTTGGGCTGTATGCCGCGCTGAATCCTCAGTCAGGCCATGACGAAAGTAAGGCAATGTCTGGTCGGCAATGGCCAGGGCCGTATGAGCAAAACTGGCCACAGCTTCCTGTTCCCGCTGCATGACGCTTTGCAGGATGGCGAAGAAAACCATAAGGCCAATAGAGTTAGCCAGAATCATCGGTACACCGATGATCGCCACCAGTTCCCAGGCCCGGTCAAAGGGCTTGGCAACCAGCAAAATGACCAGCATCTGATTCATTTCCGCCACCAGTCCAATGAAACCCACCTGCCAAGGAGAAAGAGCTTTGCGCTTATACCAATAGTAAGCCATCATTCCGGCCAGCAGCCCTTCCCAAACTGTCGCCAGGGAACAGGCCAGATCCGTAAATCCTCCCAAGGTGTAGCGATGAATCCCGGCCACCAAGCCAGCAAAAAAGCCTACCACTGGGCCGCCCAAAATACCGCCAATAGCCACTCCCAGCACTCGGGCATTGATCACAGCCTCAGTGGGGCTGATGGCTGTGATGCGGCCGATGTTCTGGCCGCAGTCGGTGGTACTAACCACAATGCCGGTATAGGTCCCTAAGATGCCAATCAGGCCGAAAATAAAAATTGACAAGACCCGCGTCCAGAATTCTGATTTTTGCGCCAATAATTTGCGAAACCAGGTCCAGCGGCTGAGAATAAACGCCAAGGTCGCAATTACGCATACTCTCTCCACCATGAGCATGATATAGTATATCTTGGAGTCCATAGCCGCCTCCTTTCTACAGCAAAGCTAACTCTGTAAATTCCTTATTGTGATCATACCGTATTTTCTCTTCTCTGCCAACTTGTTAGCTCCATTATTATGATTTCGTCAAATAAATATAAAGATTCCAAGAAACAATCATAAACAAAATTAATCTAAATTTCCAGGTGCTATGCGTCTCTTTCCCGACATATTTTGAATCATTTTACCATTTTTCTTGGAAATAAATGAAATTCAAAGAGTATTCCGCTATAATATAAATGTCCACGGAAGGAAAATTTTCACACGGCTGTGCACTAAAAGGATGTTTTGAATTGAAACTACTGCTAGTGGAAGACGAGGCTAAGTTGATTGAAGCATTAACTCATTTGTTGAAGAAAAACGGTTACATAGTGGATGCCGTCTTAAACGGCGAAACGGGATGCGAAATGGCCTGCACCGGAATCTACGACATTATCATTCTGGATCGGATGTTGCCCCGACAAGACGGTCTCTCAATCATCCGAGAGATGCGAAGCCTGGGAGTGGATACGCCGGTCATTTTTCTTACCGCGAAGGATACGCCCCAGGACCGGACTGAAGGTCTGGACGCCGGCGCCGATGACTATTTGGTCAAGCCCTTTTCTATCGATGAATTATTGGCCAGACTGCGGGCCTTGTCCCGGCGGAAGGGAAAAGAACTGGCGGAGGACACCTTCGGCGCCGCCGGCCTGATCTTTGACCCTTTGCGCAGCCAAGTTAAGAAAGGCGATGAAGTAATCCAGCTTACCGTCAAAGAATCACAGCTTTTAGAACTACTGATACGCAATCACGATCGGGTAGTGACCAAGCAGCGGATTATGGAGAAAGTCTGGGGTTATAACTCAGAAACCGATATGGCGAATGTCAATCTATATATACATTATTTGCGCAAGAAGCTGAACGTTGCCTGCATCAAAACAGTACGCGGCATAGGCTATTACTTCCAGGAAACCGAAAATGTTGCAAAATCTGCGAATTAAATTGATCGTAATCCATGTAGTACATACAGCCGTCTTGCTGCTATTGCTGTTGTTCATTACTGCAACCTGCTATTTTTCCCAAACCAATGCCCTTACCCGTATGGAATTATCCATAATCGGCATAGCCTGCCTGGCTCTATCCACAGGCTGCCACTTTTTTCTGATTAACCGATTCCTTACGCCTTTGCAGCAAATCTGGCAGCAGCAAAAGGATTTTGTATGCGATGCTTCTCACGAAGTGCGTACACCGCTGACGGTCATTTTGACCCATCTTGATATCATCATGGCAAATTCCCATGAATCGGTGGCCAGTCAAACCAAGTGGCTGAACAATATCAGGGAAGAGGCCCTCTCTATGTCCAATCTTGTTCGATCCTTACTCTTCCTGGCCCGAGCCGATTCGCAGCAGCAGCCGCTTGACCCGAAATCATTTTTTCTGCATAATGCCTTGCTGCAGGCTGCGACTCCCTTTGAGCCTGTTGCCGCCCGCAAGGGAGTCTCCTTCAATATAACGGCTGCCACACCGGTGGCAGGGTACGGCGACGAAGCCAAAATCAAACAAGTTATTGCTATTTTATTAGATAATGCAATCCGGCATACCCCTGCCGGAGGTAAAGTCGACCTTACCCTATCCCAGGAATCCAATCAGACAATCCTAACCGTTGCCGATTCCGGCGAAGGAATTGCCTCCGAGCATTTTGACAAAATTTTTGATCGCTTTTATCAGGTGGATAAAGCCAGATCCAAGGGAGGATCCGGTCTGGGACTGGCCATTGCCAAATGGATCGTGGAAAATCACGGCGGATTCATCCAAGTAGCCAGCATTCCCGGCGCAGGTACCACTTTTACCGTGCATTTCCCCTGGCGCTAGCCTGAAAACGAACAACTCAATATCTTAATTCTACATCTGCCTGAAACCACTGGTGAAAAGCCGGTGGCTTTTTTATTGCTTAAACCGGGTTTATAAAACTTATATTTCAAATCAAATTCCAATATTTTTCCAAATAAAATTCAAAGATTAGGGTACGAAAACAAGGGCAGATAACTAAGAAAGGAGTCATACCGATGGACAAACCGTAGCGAAACCGGTCATGAAGTTTTAAACTCTCGGCACCCTTATCACGGATGAAAATTGAAAATTCAAGGAGGAAATTGAACAATGGGAATGATCATTAATCACAATCTTGGAGCTTTGAACACCTATAATCAGTTGAATCTGAACAGCAGCTCGATGAACAAATCCCTGCAGAAATTGTCGTCCGGTTATCGCATCAACTCGGCGGCCGACGATGCGGCCGGTCTGGCAATCTCCGAAAAAATGCGCAGCCAGATCCGCGGCCTGGACCAAGCCGGCCGCAATGCCCAGGATGCCATTTCACTGGTACAGACAGCAGAAGGCGCTCTGGAGGAAACCACGAATATCATGCAGCGTATGCGCGAGCTCGCCGTCCAGTCAGCCAGCGACACCAACACCGAAGAAGACCGTGCTAACCTTCAGGATGAAGTCGATGCTTTGGTTAAGGAAATCAACCGTATCGCCAGTACCACCGAGTTCAATACCAAGAAGCTGCTGAACGGCTCGATGGGAACACCCGTCACAGCTGCCGTAGCTACCGTACAAACCAATACCTCGCTCAACGCAGCGACAACCACGGGTACGGCACTGACAGCCCTCACCGATACTGCCGGCAATTCCCTGGGAATTCAAGAAGGCGACACAATTACCGTCAGCTACATCAAAGACGGTGAGCTGGTTTCAGATACCTTGGAGGTAGCTGCCGCGACAGCGTTAACTGATATTGATGCTCTCGTTGCCGACGCTGATCTGACAATTGATGCGACAACCAACGCACTGGTGGCGACAGCCACTGCCGCCGGTATCGACGGCGCCTTCTACGGCTTGACCATCACCGTTACCAATACTGCCGAAGGCGGCGACGGCGATACCAACACCACCGCCACCGACGCTCTGTCCGGGTTTAAACAGACTACGGCAGCCGCTAACGTCCGCCTGGACGGCTCGGCCACTGTTCTGATCGGCGCCAACAGCGGCCAAAGCATCAACATCTTTGTCGATGCCATGGATGCCACCACCCTGGGAGTACAAGGCCTCCAAATCAACACCCAGGAATCAGCCGACATCTCGCTGAAAGCCGTCGACACCGCTTTGTCAACAGTAGCGTCCACTCGGTCCAGACTCGGCGCCGTTCAAAATCGCCTGGAGTACACCATCAACAACCTGACTACCTCCAGCGAGAATCTGACTGCCGCCGAATCCCGCATCCGCGACGTGGATATGGCTTCGGAAATGGCCGAATACACCAAACTGAGCGTTCTGACTCAGGCGGCTACGGCCATGCTGGCGCAAGCCAATCAGCAGCCGCAGCAGGTATTGACACTTTTGCAATAGGCAATAAATATGAAAAAGCTGACCTGAAATTTCAGGTCAGCTTTTTCATCCCCAGGCTGTCGAAAGTGAAGTCAAAGTCAAACAGTCTAAGACTTAGGATTTAAGCCGAACGAAAATCGATTACAGCCGATAGCAGGCAGTGAAATATCATGATATGTCAATATTAATCCTTCTGGAATGGACAAATATTCTTTTGTCTGCTCTTAATGGAAAACAGCAGGAATTTACGCAAAGATAGAGAAAATTTCCAGATAAACTTGCTTGAGAATATTACTTGGTTTTGGTTTCCGAAAAGGAGGATACGTATGAAACAAGTCGATTTCACGAGTCATAATCTGGATGTTCCGGAACTTACACTACGGGGAATGTTGCTGGGAGTACTTATTACAGTTATCTTTACGGCATCAAACGTTTAT
The Acetonema longum DSM 6540 DNA segment above includes these coding regions:
- a CDS encoding sensor histidine kinase codes for the protein MDSKIYYIMLMVERVCVIATLAFILSRWTWFRKLLAQKSEFWTRVLSIFIFGLIGILGTYTGIVVSTTDCGQNIGRITAISPTEAVINARVLGVAIGGILGGPVVGFFAGLVAGIHRYTLGGFTDLACSLATVWEGLLAGMMAYYWYKRKALSPWQVGFIGLVAEMNQMLVILLVAKPFDRAWELVAIIGVPMILANSIGLMVFFAILQSVMQREQEAVASFAHTALAIADQTLPYFRHGLTEDSARHTAQIIHEMTEVSAVALTDSRTVLAFVGKGADHHIAGAPLQTEITQAVIREGKSYIAENKKRIGCSHSDCPLGAGVVLPLRQRGEVIGTLKLYFDSSADITPSQLELIHGLANLFSSQLELARLDEQERLLADAEIKALQAQVNPHFLFNALNSIVALIRREPTLARQIAVQLGQFLRRNILAGRQQWRTLGEELDHIRDYLTIEAVRFQDKLSVHYDIDERLLSTPAPPLILLPLVENAVKHGISPLNRQGELWLTVAPHETGIMISIQDNGDGMDAKQFKEVQRGITPPTEQGTGFGIYSVIRRMEGIYGSRAACKIESEFDRGTCVTLTFPSGMSDADRERRELKQK
- a CDS encoding response regulator transcription factor; the protein is MKLLLVEDEAKLIEALTHLLKKNGYIVDAVLNGETGCEMACTGIYDIIILDRMLPRQDGLSIIREMRSLGVDTPVIFLTAKDTPQDRTEGLDAGADDYLVKPFSIDELLARLRALSRRKGKELAEDTFGAAGLIFDPLRSQVKKGDEVIQLTVKESQLLELLIRNHDRVVTKQRIMEKVWGYNSETDMANVNLYIHYLRKKLNVACIKTVRGIGYYFQETENVAKSAN
- a CDS encoding sensor histidine kinase, whose amino-acid sequence is MLQNLRIKLIVIHVVHTAVLLLLLLFITATCYFSQTNALTRMELSIIGIACLALSTGCHFFLINRFLTPLQQIWQQQKDFVCDASHEVRTPLTVILTHLDIIMANSHESVASQTKWLNNIREEALSMSNLVRSLLFLARADSQQQPLDPKSFFLHNALLQAATPFEPVAARKGVSFNITAATPVAGYGDEAKIKQVIAILLDNAIRHTPAGGKVDLTLSQESNQTILTVADSGEGIASEHFDKIFDRFYQVDKARSKGGSGLGLAIAKWIVENHGGFIQVASIPGAGTTFTVHFPWR